The following proteins are encoded in a genomic region of Rhinolophus ferrumequinum isolate MPI-CBG mRhiFer1 chromosome 17, mRhiFer1_v1.p, whole genome shotgun sequence:
- the TKT gene encoding transketolase, with protein MEGYHKPDQQKLQALKDTANRLRISSIQATTAAGSGHPTSCCSAAEIMAVLFFHTMRYKSQDPRNPHNDRFVLSKGHAAPILYAVWAEAGFLPEAELLNLRKISSDLDGHPVPKQAFTDVATGSLGQGLGAACGMAYTGKYFDKASYRVYCMLGDGELSEGSVWEAMAFAGIYKLDNLVAILDINRLGQSEPAPLQHQLDVYQKRCEAFGWHSVIVDGHSVEELCKAFGQAKHQPTAVIAKTFKGRGITGVEDKESWHGKPLPKNMADQVIQEIHSQIQSKKKILATPPQEDAPSVDITNIRMPTPPSYKVGDKIATRKAYGQALAKLGHASDRVIALDGDTKNSTFSETFKKEHPDRFIECYIAEQNMVSIAVGCATRNRTVPFCSTFAAFYTRAFDQIRMAAISESNINLCGSHCGVSIGEDGPSQMALEDLAMFRSVPMSTVFYPSDGVATEKAVELAANTKGICFIRTSRPENAIIYNSNEDFQVGQAKVVLKSKDDQVTVIGAGVTLHEALAAADLLKKEKINIRVLDPFTIKPLDRKLILDSARATKGRILTVEDHYYEGGIGEAVSSAVVGEPGITVTRLAVARVPRSGKPAELLKMFGIDKDAIAQAVRGLVTKA; from the exons ATGGAGGGCTACCATAAGCCTGACCAGCAGAAGCTGCAAGCCCTGAAGGACACCGCCAACCGCCTGCGCATCAGTTCCATCCAGGCCACCACGGCGGCCGGCTCTGG CCACCCCACGTCATGCTGCAGTGCCGCGGAGATCATGGCTGTCCTCTTTTTCCACACCATGCGCTACAAGTCCCAGGACCCCCGCAACCCTCACAATGACCGCTTTGTGCTCTCCAAG GGCCACGCTGCTCCCATCCTGTATGCGGTCTGGGCTGAAGCCGGCTTCCTCCCCGAGGCGGAGCTGCTGAACTTGAGGAAGATCAGCTCCGACTTGGACGGGCATCCTGTCCCG AAACAAGCTTTCACCGATGTGGCCACTGGCTCCCTGGGCCAGGGTCTTGGGGCTGCTTGCGGGATGGCCTACACAGGCAAATACTTCGACAAAGCCAG CTACCGAGTCTATTGCATGCTGGGAGACGGGGAGCTGTCGGAGGGCTCTGTGTGGGAGGCCATGGCCTTCGCTGGCATCTACAAGCTGGACAACCTCGTCGCCATTCTTGACATCAACCGCCTGGGCCAGAGTGAACCCGCCCCGCTGCAGCACCAGCTGGACGTCTACCAGAAGCGCTGCGAGGCATTCGG CTGGCACTCCGTCATCGTGGACGGACACAGTGTGGAGGAGCTGTGCAAGGCCTTCGGCCAGGCCAAGCACCAGCCAACGGCCGTCATTGCCAAGACCTTCAAGGGCCGAGGGATCACCG GGGTAGAAGATAAAGAATCTTGGCATGGGAAGCCCCTTCCCAAAAACATGGCTGATCAGGTCATCCAGGAAATCCACAGCCAAATCCAGAGCAAAAAAAAGATCCTGGCAACTCCCCCGCAGGAGGATGCCCCCTCAGTGGACATCACCAACATCCGCATGCCCACGCCACCCAGCTACAAAGTCGGGGACAAG ATAGCTACCCGCAAGGCCTATGGGCAGGCCCTGGCCAAGCTGGGCCACGCTAGCGACCGTGTCATTGCCCTGGACGGGGACACCAAGAATTCCACCTTCTCGGAGACCTTCAAAAAGGAGCACCCAGACCGCTTCATCGAGTGCTACATTGCCGAGCAGAACATG GTGAGCATCGCCGTGGGCTGTGCCACACGCAACAGGACCGTACCCTTCTGCAGCACTTTTGCAGCATTCTACACGCGGGCTTTCGACCAGATTCGCATGGCGGCCATCTCCGAGAGCAACATCAACCTCTGCGGCTCCCACTGCGGCGTGTCCATTG GGGAAGACGGACCCTCGCAGATGGCGCTGGAAGATCTGGCCATGTTTCGATCAGTTCCCATGTCAACTGTCTTTTACCCAAGCGATGGGGTGGCTACAGAGAAGGCGGTGGAATTAGCAGCCAATACGAAG ggcatctgcttcatccgCACCAGCCGCCCAGAAAACGCCATCATCTATAACAGCAATGAGGATTTCCAAGTCGGACAAGCCAAG GTGGTCCTGAAGAGCAAGGATGACCAGGTGACTGTGATTGGGGCCGGAGTGACCCTGCACGAGGCCTTGGCTGCTGCTGACCTGCTGAAAAAAG AGAAGATCAACATTCGCGTGTTGGACCCTTTCACTATCAAGCCCCTGGATCGGAAACTCATTCTGGACAGTGCCCGTGCCACCAAGGGCCGGATCCTCACGGTGGAGGACCACTACTACGAAG GTGGCATAGGTGAGGCAGTGTCCTCTGCAGTAGTGGGCGAGCCTGGCATCACTGTCACCCGCCTGGCTGTTGCCCGGGTACCAAGAAGCGGGAAGCCAGCTGAACTGCTGAAGATGTTTGGCATTGACAAGGACGCCATTGCACAAGCTGTGAGGGGCCTCGTCACCAAGGCCTAG